Proteins from a genomic interval of Nasonia vitripennis strain AsymCx chromosome 3, Nvit_psr_1.1, whole genome shotgun sequence:
- the LOC100119694 gene encoding ras association domain-containing protein 2: protein MWKCHKCGKPVYFAERKQSLGYDWHPECLRCEECGKRLNPGQHAEHKGVPYCHVPCYGALFGPQLFGHGTRVESHTSFGKKESRSSLPRSHLETKLKLFNQYYEGKSGGIRSREVNGRLILEGALRIYWGVRGVIHLKEDDDQRTVVTARHRNSCRRSYVEKVDNEEIKNEESKDSSPSNSQLEIESNSVPASPDHIKSLTLPMKLDVKKVEWDELDDLLQVERKVEDGDKLYQTMPKSLPSNSSHSNAANPSTTATQSSADISETNSPSTDTSNSKVKDNSVNSTPTHSISSSSNTDTPNYQGTPNKNGALRRVEYFDSLDKNAASTQSISDEDSWIEKGLNRSMSGPDCLQRHRTDSDTDSVSSLHFRDDDNMTMSTDSGLELDGVVLRRKQGSTAIRRRPGARRQSRNRLRRRCSINGHFYNRETSFFTPPHGSQMSVWVTSLVSTQEVINLMLDKYKVDAKPDNFALFVVRDNGEQRRLREDEYPLEVRVVLGPHENIARLFLVDKLSTPEISSDVAQFLNLSLAECQNILQRYHYEEERQILMLKEKYKEMRRRIKQRMEDLKVRL from the exons ATGTGGAAGTGTCATAAATGCGGAAAGCCCGTTTATTTTG CGGAGCGGAAACAATCATTGGGATATGATTGGCATCCTGAGTGTTTACGATGTGAAGAATGTGGCAAACGCTTAAACCCTGGCCAGCATGCTGAG CATAAAGGTGTTCCCTATTGCCACGTGCCATGCTACGGAGCACTTTTTGGTCCTCAATTGTTTGGCCATGGAACAAGAGTCGAATCTCATACAAGTTTTGGTAAAAAGGAGTCTCGATCTTCTTTACCAAG ATCGCATTTAGAAACAAAACTCAAGCTTTTTAACCAGTATTATGAGGGTAAAAGTGGTGGCATTCGAAGTCGAGAG gtaAATGGTCGACTGATCTTAGAAGGTGCTTTAAGAATTTACTGGGGTGTTCGTGGTGTTATACACTTAAAAGAAGATGATGACCAGCGAACAGTAGTTACAGCTAGACATAGAAATTCTTGCAGAAGAAGCTACGTAGAAAAAGTTGATaatgaagaaataaaaaatgaagaatcAAAGGATTCATCGCCATCTAATAGTCAATTAGAAATTGAATCAAACTCTGTACCAGCCTCACCCGACCACATAAAAAGTCTTACACTGCCCATGAAACTTGATGTTAAAAAGGTTGAATGGGATGAGTTGGATGATTTGTTGCAGGTCGAACGCAAAGTTGAAGATGGAGATAAGCTTTATCAAACCATGCCGAAAAGTCTTCCATCAAATAGTTCACATTCCAATGCTGCCAATCCATCAACGACAGCTACACAATCTAGTGCAGATATTTCAGAAACAAATAGTCCTAGTACTGATACCAGTAATAGTAAAGTCAAAGACAATAGTGTCAATAGTACGCCTACTCATAGTATAAGCAGCTCATCTAACACAGATACCCCGAATTATCAGGGAACTCCAAACAAAAATGGTGCTTTACGTAGAGTTGAATATTTCGATAGTTTAGACAAAAATGCTGCTAGTACTCAATCGATAAGTGATGAAGATAGTTGGATAGAAAAAGGTTTGAATCGTTCAATGTCAGGTCCTGATTGCTTACAAAGGCACCGAACTGACAGTGATACAGATTCCGTGAGTTCCTTGCATTTTCGGGATGATGACAATATGACTATGTCCACGGACAGTGGTTTAGAG TTGGATGGTGTTGTTTTGCGCCGAAAACAAGGCTCTACAGCAATCAGACGACGACCTGGAGCAAGACGTCAATCACGTAATCGTCTCAGAAGACGTTGCTCCATTAATGGGCATTTCTACAATCGAGAGACCAGCTTTTTCACCCCGCCACATGGCTCACAGATGTCTGTCTGGGTGACGAGTCTCGTCAGTACTCAAGAAGTGATCAATCTTATGCTCGACAAGTACAAAGTCGACGCTAAGCCAGACAATTTTGCACTCTTCGTTGTTCGCGATAATGGGG AGCAACGCAGATTAAGAGAAGATGAGTATCCCTTGGAAGTTCGAGTAGTTTTGGGACCTCACGAAAATATTGCACGGCTGTTTCTAGTTGACAAACTTTCAACTCCAGAAATCAGCTCTGATGTTGCTCAGTTTCTAAATTTGTCTTTGGCTGAGTGCCAAAATATATTACAACGTTATCATTATGAAGAGGAACGTCAGATACTTATGTTGAAAGAAAA GTATAAAGAAATGCGTCGTAGAATAAAGCAGCGAATGGAAGATCTTAAAGTTCGTTTATGA
- the LOC100119722 gene encoding uncharacterized protein LOC100119722, whose product MKETVIALYAILAVATARVVINIEGQDTPHLLGAKACTWGPSYWCQNLTTAAGCNATKHCIPKVWEKMQVPEDHDSVCQVCKDMVQQARDQLESNQTQEDLKAVFEGSCALIYIKPIVKECDKLVDQFIPELVETLASQMNPSVVCSVAGLCNSAHIDKLLEEYTEQSQNKKLQSPISLNNDEYTPDECTKCYTIAHHMEQKFGQKSRDSVLEQLLNVCGQFSSFSDACSSIVLTNFETIYFHLKNNLNAPNVCHLSGQCSAKFHTHEDESTKTPEVEIRPLSSVGMVEIGDDLPCKLCEQLVAHLRDLLVANTTETEFQTVLEGLCKQTKSFAPECKAIVDEYYPQIYAYLTKGLNGNAICQMGGLCPAPGKKVEPIWPLVPESHARIAVRIMNEKNSEPKSLDASEMQLPIELTMPLMGLTIVDDKYCSSCEFVMNYVKQNVRDLKDQDEVKIVLDEVKSSLPAIKGEPVDENFLTKYEMALAELIRQGRDLSEICSLVAACPTNQQIEAWERIPSEFVKKSSIEDKPNCPLCLFAVSKLYDLVKDDKTEASIEAALDKLCNELPKSLNGQCVDLVKIYSKELIQLLLNDMSPQEVCAYIKLCDPPQDSKPQASFGEKIIAVPKNDVEGKEACALCEYVLHYLQQAITNPKAEDEVKQVINKVCTKLPKSIRNDCSQFIDTYGDALVSILAQQIDPSEVCPMIHICPSAQLLESWKEADHKEEMLEVKLEEKPNCPLCLFGVTQLYNAIKDNKTEASIEAALEKLCIHLPQSLTDQCETLVKNYSKQIIEMILADLTPQEVCVYLQLCDPNKNVEPTISFFPLDADGEIMTNEIPDYPQYVVNNEKSTKVEEDAECVICEFVMQYVEKAMSSRKTKDEIEHMIHGVCNHLPKHMSEKCNNFVNEYAEIVIELLAQEVSPKEICTIVDLCKPDTRIQEFVAECAICQAIVTTVEKLLVDPKTGENIEEVMTKVCKYLPTTERGKCTMLMEIYEQSFIDIIKAHGDTRKICSKLSLCSSNDFLVRLVKSGRNRRQVDDKNLGTKPCTWGISYWCVDDKTAEECKATELCKKKGILPDASSTTIKAAETETRDVASEAEQSVSQDAADSSSNSS is encoded by the exons ATGAAGGAGACGGTAATCGCGCTATACGCGATCCTGGCTG TTGCAACAGCCAGGGTGGTGATTAATATCGAAGGTCAAGATACTCCTCATTTGTTGGGAGCAAAAGCCTGTACATGGGGACCATCATACTGGTGTCAAAATTTAAC AACTGCAGCGGGATGCAATGCAACAAAGCATTGCATTCCCAAAGTATGGGAAAAAATGCAGGTACCTGAAGATCATGACAGTGTTTGTCAAGTGTGCAAGGATATGGTTCAGCAGGCACGTGATCAGCTAGAAAGCAACCAGACTCAAGAAGATTTGAAAGCTGTTTTTGAAGGAAGCTGTGCCTTAATTTACATTAAACCAATCGTCAAAGAATGTGATAAGTTGGTTGATCAGTTCATTCCTGAACTAGTAGAAACACTGGCATCGCAGATGAATCCATCAGTAGTTTGTTCAGTGGCTGGACTTTGTAACTCTGCTCACATTGATAAGCTCTTGGAGGAGTATACAGAACAGTCTCAGAATAAG AAATTACAATCTCCGATTTCTTTAAACAACGATGAGTACACTCCTGATGAATGTACAAAGTGCTATACTATTGCACATCACATGGAGCAGAAATTTGGACAAAAATCGCGCGATAGTGTTTTGGAGCAACTTCTCAATGTTTGTGGCCAGTTCAGCTCTTTCTCTGATGCTTGCTCATCCATTGTCCTGACTAATTTCGAGACAATTTATTTCCATCTGAAAAATAACTTGAATGCTCCCAATGTCTGTCATCTGTCAGGTCAGTGCAGTGCCAAGTTCCATACCCATGAAGATGAGTCAACTaag ACTCCAGAAGTTGAGATACGTCCTCTATCCAGTGTTGGTATGGTTGAAATTGGTGATGATTTGCCATGCAAGCTTTGTGAACAGTTGGTTGCTCATTTAAGGGATTTGCTTGTTGCTAATACAACAGAAACTGAATTCCAAACAGTTCTTGAAGGACTttgcaaacaaacaaaatcaTTTGCTCCAGAGTGCAAAGCTATTGTGGATGAATATTATCCACAGATTTATGCTTATCTAACCAAAGGCTTGAACGGAAATGCCATTTGTCAGATGGGTGGACTTTGCCCAGCTCCTGGAAAGAAG gTGGAACCGATTTGGCCTCTGGTACCTGAATCTCATGCTAGAATTGCTGTAAGAATTATGAACGAAAAGAATTCCGAGCCTAAATCATTAGACGCTAGTGAAATGCAACTACCCATTGAATTGACTATGCCACTGATGGGTCTTACAATAGTTGATGACAAATATTGCTCTAGTTGTGAATTTGTTATGAATTATGTAAAGCAAAATGTTAGAGATCTGAAAGACCAG GACGAGGTCAAAATTGTGCTCGATGAAGTTAAAAGTAGTCTCCCTGCAATTAAAGGAGAGCCAGTTGATGAAAACTTCTTAACCAAGTACGAAATGGCGTTAGCCGAACTAATTCGTCAAGGAAGAGATCTTTCAGAG ATTTGTTCATTGGTTGCTGCATGTCCAACCAATCAGCAAATAGAAGCCTGGGAAAGAATTCCTTCCGAGTTTGTAAAGAAATCATCAATTGAAGACAAGCCCAACTGTCCTCTTTGCTTGTTTGCAGTCTCGAAGTTGTATGATCTTGTTAAAGATGATAAAACTGAG gcTAGTATTGAAGCTGCACTGGACAAACTATGCAATGAGCTGCCGAAAAGTTTGAATGGACAGTGCGTTGATTTAGTGAAAATTTACAGCAAAGAGCTTATCCAATTGTTACTCAATGACATGTCTCCTCAAGAAGTTTGTGCTTACATAAAGCTATGTGATCCTCCACAAGACAGTAAGCCTCAGGCATCTTTTGGGGAGAAAATTATTGCAGTACCAAAAAACGACGTTGAAGGAAAAGAAGCTTGTGCATTGTGCGAATATGTACTGCACTACCTTCAACAAGCTATTACCAATCCTAAAGCAGAG GATGAAGTAAAACAAGTAATTAACAAAGTTTGCACTAAATTACCAAAGTCTATTCGAAATGATTGCAGTCAATTCATTGATACTTATGGCGACGCACTAGTATCAATTCTTGCTCAACAAATCGATCCATCTGAG GTATGCCCAATGATTCATATTTGTCCATCAGCCCAATTGCTTGAATCTTGGAAAGAAGCAGACCACAAAGAGGAAATGCTTGAAGTTAAGCTTGAGGAGAAACCAAACTGTCCTCTTTGTCTGTTTGGTGTAACGCAGTTATATAATGCTATTAAAGACAATAAAACCGAG GCGTCTATTGAAGCTGCGTTGGAAAAATTATGCATTCATCTTCCTCAAAGTTTGACAGACCAATGTGAAACTTTAGTAAAGAATTATAGCAAACAGATCATTGAAATGATCCTCGCTGACTTAACGCCTCAAGAAGTTTGCGTTTATCTGCAGCTATGTGACCCAAACAAGAACGTCGAGCCTACGATTAGTTTCTTTCCATTAGACGCAGACGGCGAAATAA TGACAAATGAAATTCCAGACTATCCGCAATACGTAGTAAACAACGAGAAAAGTACAAAAGTAGAGGAAGACGCTGAGTGTGTAATCTGTGAATTCGTCATGCAGTACGTCGAAAAAGCCATGAGCTCTCGAAAAACAAAGGATGAGATCGAACACATGATTCATGGCGTCTGTAATCATCTTCCAAAGCACATGTCTGAAAAGTGCAATAACTTCGTCAATGAATACGCTGAAATCGTTATCGAGCTTCTGGCGCAAGAAGTTAGTCCGAAAGAAATTTGTACGATTGTCGATCTTTGTAAGCCCGACACACGAATACAAG aatttgTTGCAGAATGTGCTATTTGTCAAGCAATTGTAACAACTGTTGAGAAGCTTTTAGTCGATCCGAAAACTGGTGAAAACATTGAAGAAGTTATGACAAAAGTTTGCAAGTACTTGCCAACAACTGAACGAGGCAAA TGTACAATGCTAATGGAAATTTATGAACAAAGTTTCATCGACATTATCAAAGCACATGGAGATACAAGAAAAATCTGCAGTaaactctctctctgctcttcCAATGATTTTCTTGTTAGGCTAGTTAAAAGTGGCAGAAATAGGCGACAAGTGGATGATAAAAATCTTGGAACAAAGCCCTGCACTTGGGGAATATCCTACTGGTGTGTAGATGACAAAACAGCCGAGGAGTGCAAG GCAACTGAACTGTGCAAAAAGAAGGGCATCCTTCCCGACGCTTCATCAACCACCATCAAGGCTGCTGAAACCGAAACTCGCGATGTTGCATCCGAAGCAGAACAGTCTGTATCTCAAGACGCGGCAGATTCCTCCTCTAATTCGTCATAa